The following are encoded together in the Anopheles nili chromosome 3, idAnoNiliSN_F5_01, whole genome shotgun sequence genome:
- the LOC128724579 gene encoding epsin-1, whose amino-acid sequence MTPNPSSPTPRLRKADTQMNVAGIRRNIKNLAHNYSDAQVKVREATSNDPWGPSSTIMAEIADLSYNVVAFSEIMQMIWKRMNDHGKNWRHVYKALLLLEYLIKTGTEKVAQQCKENIYAIQTLKEFQYMEEGKDQGMHVREKAKQLVSLLKDDERLKNERARALKAKERFARTASGFGSDGSIDGPTQRDPRPPNWGEGEPIAGAAATGGVGGKPVSEIEFVRPQTVGEEELQLQLAMAMSREEAEQEEQKRRSDDVRLQLALSQSEQDFKKDQDPKEGGGSALVDLLDISFGAAAISSPSQQPLAGPSGTSGSIDPWGMPTAGGSRQMASDPWSRTSSPPAVVDPWLNTASALPTAGASSSKPPAMLRTEPWQPRTKSPSATSGSSVEGWLHNGAGAVGGSATMLTNGPGSSNGNLDPWLNKTNAAGPSAPLQAAAGDPWQTNKRSTPVPPAATSGDPWQSNPTKLDPWAPVGSNSGSVGDLGAAFGGVSVPMNRPSPVGAITSPVSDLDEFDIITKRAASSSSATNNNNHNTASNNLNNNSSLLLGDLDPLSSSGTNSSSPSMGVTTAAKKTPQSFLGENSSLVNLDNLIKPNGSGVTAPSASSTAYNPFGETGASGAPVQKNLFQQNQPQVPSINQLKQSPFPVTLNQDPWAPVSNMNTAQHPDDESEGLQYAAVDINANSDLPATISNELANTNRQHQQYHLDWKPTAASNTYSTSTVATEHIDCRLSDGNVADDTSEDDIFNTTYTLLPSTIGGDSDRHLTAAQLDSTRPLRQLYDFHFAVDDDVLDVSPSAMSRSGVAFGTTTDTMNHNDHPRQGSNAGFIDTCHTNNNYQSNLNNNSAPWMNPQSSNPFLS is encoded by the exons TGAGGAAAGCCGACACACAAATGAACGTAGCTGGCATACGTCGAAACATCAAAAATCTTGCCCACAACTACTCCGATGCACAGGTGAAGGTCCGAGAGGCCACCTCCAACGACCCATGGGGACCATCATCCACGATCATGGCGGAAATCGCCGACCTCTCGTACAatgtggtggcattttccgaaATCATGCAGATGATCTGGAAGCGTATGAACGATCACGGCAAAAACTGGCGCCATGTCTACAAAGCATTG CTGTTGCTCGAGTATCTCATCAAAACTGGCACGGAAAAGGTGGCACAACAGTGCAAGGAAAACATCTACGCCATCCAAACGCTGAAGGAATTCCAGTACATGGAAGAGGGCAAGGATCAAGGCATGCACGTGCGCGAAAAGGCGAAACAGCTCGTGTCCCTGCTGAAGGACGACGAGCGATTGAAGAACGAGCGGGCTCGTGCGCTAAAAGCGAAGGAACGTTTTGCCCGAACAGCTAGCGGATTCGGAAGTGACGGTTCGATCGACGGTCCAACGCAGCGTGATCCGAGG CCGCCGAATTGGGGCGAAGGAGAACCGATCGCAGGTGCGGCAGCTACCGGTGGCGTTGGTGGCAAACCAGTGTCCGAGATTGAATTTGTCCGGCCACAGACGGTGGGCGAGGAGGAACTGCAGCTCCAGCTGGCGATGGCAATGTCCCGCGAGGAGGCAGAACAGGAAGAGCAGAAACGACGCAGCGACGATGTGCGGTTGCAATTGGCACTGAGTCAAAGCGAGCAGGACTTTAA GAAAGATCAAGATCCTAAGGAAGGCGGTGGTAGTGCGCTGGTTGATTTGCTGGACATTTCATTCGGTGCTGCTGCCATCAGTAGCCCGTCTCAGCAGCCACTTGCTGGACCATCCGGTACCAGTGGTTCTATTGATCCGTGGGGTATGCCCACGGCAGGAGGATCCCGACAAATG GCTTCGGATCCATGGTCAAGAACATCATCCCCTCCGGCGGTAGTTGATCCTTGGCTGAATACGGCATCCGCTTTACCTACAGCCGGAGCATCCTCTTCGAAACCACCTGCGATGCTGCGTACGGAACCGTGGCAACCTCGTACGAAATCACCGTCGGCAACGTCCGGATCATCGGTAGAAGGATGGTTACATAATGGTGCGGGTGCTGTCGGTGGTTCCGCAACGATGCTGACGAATGGTCCAGGCTCATCAAACGGAAACCTTGACCCTTGgctcaacaaaacaaatgctgCCGGCCCGAGTGCG CCACTGCAAGCAGCTGCCGGGGATCCAtggcaaacgaacaaaagatcCACACCAGTACCACCGGCCGCTACGAGCGGTGATCCTTGGCAGTCAAATCCTACCAAACTTGATCCATGGGCACCGGTTGGCAGTAACTCTGGTAGCGTTGGTGACCTGGGAGCAGCATTCGGTGGCGTGAGT GTTCCGATGAATCGACCATCACCTGTCGGTGCCATCACCTCACCGGTATCCGATTTGGATGAGTTTGACATCATTACCAAGCGAGCtgctagcagcagcagtgctaccaataataataatcataatacCGCTAGTAACAATctgaacaacaacagct CTTTGCTGCTGGGTGATCTAGATCCGCTGTCATCCTCCGGGACGAACTCAAGCTCGCCGAGTATGGGAGTGACGACGGCGGCGAAAAAGACGCCACAGTCGTTCCTAGGTGAAAACTCGTCACTTGTAAATCTGGACAATCTAATCAAACCAAACGGTAGCGGTGTGACGGCACCTTCGGCTTCGTCTACGGCCTACAACCCGTTCGGGGAAACTGGTGCATCCGGTGCACCCGTGCAAAAGAACCTATTCCAACAGAATCAACCTCAG GTTCCGTCCATCAATCAGCTGAAACAATCACCGTTTCCAGTGACGCTCAATCAGGATCCTTGGGCACCGGTTTCTAATATGAATACAGCGCAA CATCCTGATGATGAGAGCGAAGGCTTACAGTATGCTGCCGTAGACATAAACGCAAATAGCGATTTGCCAGCAACGATTAGCAACGAGTTAGCGAACACCAACCGGCAACATCAACAGTACCATCTCGACTGGAAGCCAACGGCTGCGAGCAACACTTATTCGACAAGCACTGTTGCCACGGAGCACATTGATTGTCGTTTAAGTGACGGTAATGTCGCCGACGATACTAGCGAAGACGATATTTTCAACACCACGTACACATTGCTGCCCTCTACCATCGGGGGTGATAGTGATAGACATTTAACGGCTGCCCAGCTGGACAGCACGCGCCCATTGCGCCAGCTGTACGATTTTCATTTCGCCGTCGACGATGACGTGCTCGATGTCAGCCCTAGTGCGATGTCGAGAAGTGGTGTTGCTTTTGGCACAACCACCGACACGATGAATCATAACGATCATCCCCGACAAGGCAGCAATGCGGGTTTTATAGACACGTGCCATACTAACAACAATTACCAA AGCAACCTGAACAACAACAGTGCGCCCTGGATGAATCCTCAATCGTCGAACCCATTCCTATCGTAA
- the LOC128727044 gene encoding peptide-N(4)-(N-acetyl-beta-glucosaminyl)asparagine amidase — translation MAALNQALVLALESNPKESYVVAAETLLRLLDNIIREPQNAKYRTVRLDNPAIRDKLLSVEGMKQLMLAIGFIESNGTLTVPSNVLLANVRRYREFINERKELIKNPPKPKVSVASIINSTPLAQSTVSTNPSTMLLPTGSTAAEKRKETDATVTIKVSRPFLARIEFPRVIQGNNALLHQLELLSDQVMQYEDELLLASGKSMVPIDTLTSKAKSKLAQWRQLLSGTNTTTGEQQEPSEEDILLEELTAWFRADFFVWVNALPCTVCGNEKTQLVQSTVEDGVRVEVYRCCGQLRHFYRYNDVEKLLQTRRGRCGEWANCFTFLCRCLGYDARYVFSTGDHVWTEVWSERRQRWIHVDPCENVLDAPLMYEHGWRKEITHVFAFSRDDVQDVSWRYSNDHQKLLQRRQQRGSCTERALYDAIGKLRTKRRNFSKCTAERQAFLRKRTVDECLELLSNSRRVPTAAEREGRSSGSLEWRLQRGEQQINTRYMFIPTDEEVHAKQFNIRYCCATDCYERFLKGASNRVNERITEKSNGWESRQYLSRNIFRKEEHDWKMVYLARTEGTDEATIEWNFDFSVQGLRVKQIELRFGQETYDGAKVDLYYIKSDGSQSQALSSLCECGKFTLQARLSGGKSWQHAQLFRQSKSATDEYPFEMNIVLM, via the exons ATGGCAGCACTTAATCAAGCGCTCGTGCTGGCCCTTGAAAGCAACCCGAAGGAGTCCTATGTGGTGGCCGCTGAAACCTTGCTGCGCCTGCTGGACAACATCATACGCGAGCCGCAAAACGCCAAGTATCGCACAGTGCGGCTAGATAATCCTGCAATTAGGGACAAGCTGCTGTCGGTGGAGGGTATGAAGCAGCTGATGTTGGCAATCGGTTTTATCGAATCCAACGGAACGCTCACCGTACCATCGAACGTACTGCTGGCAAACGTGCGAAGGTATCGGGAATTTATTAACGAACGAAAGGAGCTGATCAAAAATCCCCCTAAACCGAAGGTTTCGGTCGCTAGTATCATCAATAGTACACCTCTCGCGCAATCGACGGTGAGTACTAACCCAAGTACGATGTTGCTACCAACGGGAAGCACCGCagcagaaaagcgaaaagaaacggaCGCAACCGTCACGATTAAAGTCAGCCGGCCGTTTCTGGCTCGGATCGAGTTCCCACGGGTTATACAAGGCAATAACGCACTTCTGCACCAACTGGAGCTACTCTCCGATCAAGTGATGCAATATGAGGATGAGCTGCTGTTGGCCAGCGGAAAAAGCATGGTACCGATCGATACACTGACgtcgaaagcgaaaagcaaatTGGCCCAATGGAGACAGCTGCTCAGCGGAACAAATACTACCACCGGTGAGCAGCAGGAACCGAGCGAAGAGGACATACTGCTGGAAGAGCTAACGGCGTGGTTTCGGGCAGATTTTTTCGTCTGGGTCAACGCGCTACCCTGCACAGTTTgtggaaatgagaaaacgcAGCTCGTTCAGAGCACCGTCGAGGACGGTGTGCGCGTGGAGGTGTACCGGTGTTGCGGTCAGTTGCGCCACTTCTACCGATACAACGACGTGGAGAAGCTTCTGCAGACTCGGAGAGGCCGCTGTGGTGAATGGGCCAACTGCTTCACATTCCTGTGCCGTTGCCTGGGCTATGATGCACGGTACGTGTTCTCCACCGGTGACCACGTGTGGACGGAAGTGTGGTCCGAGCGACGGCAACGCTGGATCCACGTGGATCCCTGTGAGAACGTGTTGGACGCTCCGCTAATGTACGAGCATGGGTGGAGAAAGGAGATCACGCACGTGTTCGCTTTCTCACGCGACGACGTACAGGACGTCAGTTGGCGATACTCCAACGACCACCAGAAACTGCTCCAGCGGCGACAGCAACGCGGATCTTGCACCGAGCGCGCTCTGTACGATGCTATCGGGAAGTTGCGAACCAAGCGGCGAAACTTTTCTAAATGCACTGCAGAAAGGCAAGCTTTCCTGCGTAAGCGCACCGTCGACGAATGTCTGGAGCTTTTGAGTAACTCGCGCAGAGTTCCGACGGCCGCGGAACGCGAGGGTCGCAGCTCTGGTAGTCTCGAGTGGCGGTTGCAACGTGGCGAACAGCAGATCAACACTCGGTACATGTTCATTCCAACGGATGAGGAGGTGCATGCGAAGCAGTTCAACATTCGATATTGCTGTGCTACGGATTGCTACGAGCGGTTTTTGAAGG GTGCGAGCAATCGGGTGAATGAACGCATTACGGAAAAGTCTAATGGCTGGGAAAGCCGTCAATACCTAAGTAGAAATATATTCCGTAAGGAAGAGCACGACTGGAAGATGGTGTACCTAGCGCGAACGG AGGGAACTGATGAGGCAACGATTGAATGGAACTTTGATTTTTCCGTGCAGGGATTGCGCGTGAAGCAGATTGAGCTGCGGTTCGGTCAGGAAACGTACGATGGAGCAAAAGTGGACCTGTACTACATCAAAAGTGACG GTTCCCAGTCGCAGGCCTTATCTTCCCTTTGCGAATGCGGTAAGTTCACGTTGCAGGCTCGCTTGTCTGGGGGTAAGTCGTGGCAACACGCACAACTATTCCGGCAGTCGAAATCCGCCACCGACGAGTATCCGTTCGAGATGAACATTGTGTTGATGTAG
- the LOC128725341 gene encoding coenzyme Q-binding protein COQ10, mitochondrial, which yields MTVKVVTNVKHVFLSRNLAKYQRNPLLYSTYRGIFDFTPISKTRREFAQKKLVGYSMQQLYSVVADVDKYNTFVPFCKKSYVYDRKPGSLKADLIIGFPPLNESYTSNVTLISPTLVKAECFDGRLFNYLLTAWQFGPGLKDISQSCVIDFMVSFEFKSLLHSQLSNLFFDQIVKQMEYAFIQEAEHRFGPPAIKSHVLVSNKS from the exons ATGACTGTGAAAGTGGTGACAAATGTGAAGCATGTGTTCTTATCAAGAAATCTGGCAAAATACCAGCGAAATCCTCTTCT ATACTCAACATACAGAGGAATTTTCGATTTCACACCAATATCGAAAACGCGACGAGAATTCGCTCAGAAAAAGCTAGTCGG TTATTCAATGCAACAGCTGTACTCTGTAGTCGCTGACGTTGATAAGTATAACACATTCGTGCCATTCTGTAAAAAATCTTACGTGTACGATCGCAAACCGGGTTCCTTAAAAGCGGATCTTATCATTGGTTTTCCGCCATTAAATGAAAGCTACACTTCTAATGTCACACTAATTTCACCAACACTAGTCAAAGCAGAATGCTTCGATGGGCGGCTTTTCAACTACCTGTTGACGGCGTGGCAGTTTGGTCCGGGGTTAAAGGATATCTCACAATCTTGTGTGATTGATTTTATGGTTTCTTTCGAATTCAAATCCCTCCTCCATTCGCAGCTTTCCAATCTGTTTTTCGATCAGATCGTAAAACAGATGGAGTACGCCTTTATACAAGAAGCAGAGCACCGCTTCGGGCCTCCAGCTATTAAAAGTCATGTGTTAGTATCAAACAAATCCTGA
- the LOC128724580 gene encoding gastrula zinc finger protein XlCGF8.2DB: MSNNIIEHIKQHEGQLTMGSGGSSSGTAGNAGSPAGAVVITGSGTAPVYQEDSQSSLEDESDGAGDSRKHECLICHKKFSSSGNLAIHIRVHSGEKPFKCSVCGKGFIQSNNLATHMKTHTGEKPYACTICGKNFSQSNNLKTHIRTHTGEKPYACTICGKRFNQKNNLTTHMRTHQLVCMVCGVQFMHPSDLANHMKFHNDEKPFICSVCNKVYLNLDELTEHMKKTHNQVKPYRCHICDKTFTQSNNLKTHIKTHIFQDPYKCQMCSRSFQKEDDYSQHMLVHTADKPYECTYCGKRFIQSNNLKTHVRTHTGEKPYRCTICAKNFNQKNNLNTHMRIHTGEKPFECTICDKRFNQSNNLNKHIKTHGQEKEQQQQHAS, encoded by the coding sequence ATGTCCAACAATATCATCGAGCACATAAAGCAACACGAAGGCCAACTAACGATGGGAAGCGGCGGAAGTAGCAGTGGTACCGCGGGTAACGCCGGATCTCCCGCTGGTGCTGTTGTTATCACCGGATCGGGAACGGCACCCGTATACCAGGAGGATTCTCAATCATCGCTGGAGGACGAGAGTGACGGTGCTGGTGATAGCCGGAAGCACGAATGTCTCATTTGCCATAAGAAGTTTTCCAGCTCCGGTAACCTAGCCATCCACATACGGGTGCATTCGGGCGAGAAACCGTTCAAATGCAGCGTGTGCGGCAAGGGGTTCATCCAGTCGAACAACTTGGCCACGCACATGAAGACGCACACGGGCGAAAAGCCGTACGCTTGCACGATCTGTGGCAAAAATTTCAGCCAGTCCAACAACCTGAAAACCCACATCCGTACGCACACGGGCGAAAAGCCGTACGCGTGTACGATCTGCGGGAAGCGGTTCAACCAGAAGAACAACCTGACCACGCACATGCGCACCCACCAGCTGGTGTGCATGGTGTGCGGGGTGCAGTTCATGCATCCGTCCGACCTGGCGAACCACATGAAGTTCCACAACGACGAAAAACCGTTCATCTGTTCGGTGTGCAACAAGGTGTACCTGAACCTGGACGAGCTGACCGAGCACATGAAGAAGACCCACAACCAGGTGAAGCCGTACCGGTGCCACATCTGCGACAAAACGTTCACGCAGTCGAACAACCTGAAGACGCACATCAAGACGCACATTTTCCAGGACCCGTACAAGTGTCAAATGTGCTCGCGCTCCTTCCAGAAGGAGGACGACTACTCGCAGCACATGCTCGTGCACACGGCCGACAAGCCGTACGAGTGTACGTACTGTGGCAAGCGCTTCATCCAGTCAAACAACCTGAAGACGCACGTCCGCACGCACACCGGCGAAAAACCGTACCGGTGCACGATCTGCGCCAAAAACTTTAACCAGAAGAACAACCTCAACACGCACATGCGCATCCACACGGGCGAAAAGCCGTTCGAGTGTACGATCTGCGACAAACGCTTCAACCAGTCGAACAATCTGAACAAGCACATCAAAACGCACGGCCAGGagaaggagcagcagcagcagcacgcgaGTTGA
- the LOC128727232 gene encoding peptidyl-prolyl cis-trans isomerase H, which produces MPTWTQMQSQLRNPNNPVVFMDITVGTAEIGRMVFELYADVVPKTCENFRQFCTGEHKKDGVPIGYKGSSFHRVIKDFMIQGGDFVNGDGTGVMSIYGSATFPDEHFLLKHDAPGLLSMANSGKDTNGCQFFITCSKCNFLDYKHVVFGRVLDGLLIMRKIENVPTGPNNKPKLPVVISQCGQL; this is translated from the exons ATGCCTACCTGGACACAAATGCAATCACAGCTACGCAATCCTAACAACCCGGTGGTGTTTATGGATATTACGGTCGGCACTGCG GAAATTGGTCGCATGGTGTTCGAGCTGTATGCCGACGTCGTGCCGAAAACATGCGAAAACTTCCGCCAATTCTGCACCGGTGAGCATAAAAAGGATGGCGTCCCGATAGGATACAAGGGTTCAAGTTTTCATCGTGTTATCAAAGACTTCATGATACAAGGTGGCGATTTTGTGAAC GGAGACGGTACCGGAGTGATGAGCATCTATGGCAGTGCCACCTTTCCCGATGAACACTTTCTTCTGAAGCACGACGCCCCGGGTCTGCTGTCCATGGCCAACAGTGGGAAGGACACGAATGGTTGCCAGTTTTTCATCACCTGTTCAAAGTGTAACTTTCTGGACTATAAACACGTCGTGTTTGGGCGCGTTCTGGATGGGTTGCTAATCATGCGGAAGATCGAAAACGTTCCGACGGGaccaaacaacaaaccaaaacTACCAGTCGTAATATCGCAATGCGGACAGCTGTAG